One region of Flavobacterium sp. GSB-24 genomic DNA includes:
- a CDS encoding acyl-CoA dehydrogenase has protein sequence MDFNLTEEHLMIQQAARDFAQNELLPGVIERDEKQIFPTEQVKKMGELGFMGMMVDPKYGGSGLDAISYVIAMEEISKVDASASVVMSVNNSLVCWGLQEFGTEEQKQKYLPGLASGEIHGAFCLSEPEAGSDATSQKTTAIDMGDHYLVNGTKNWITNGNTASVYLVIAQTHPELKHKGINALIMTKDMPGFSVGPKEQKMGIRGSDTHSLMFSDVKVPKENRIGEDGFGFKFAMKTLAGGRIGIASQALGIASGAYELALKYSKERKAFGTEICNHQAIAFKLADMAVNIEAARHLCMKAAWDKDQNKNYDVSGAMAKLFASQVAMDTAVEAVQIHGGNGYVKEYHVERMMRDAKITQIYEGTSEIQKIVISRAVIAG, from the coding sequence ATGGATTTTAATCTTACCGAAGAACATTTAATGATTCAGCAGGCAGCAAGAGATTTTGCTCAAAATGAATTACTGCCAGGAGTTATTGAACGCGACGAAAAACAAATTTTTCCAACAGAGCAAGTAAAGAAAATGGGAGAATTAGGTTTTATGGGAATGATGGTTGATCCTAAATATGGCGGAAGCGGCTTGGATGCTATTTCATACGTTATTGCAATGGAAGAAATTTCTAAAGTTGATGCATCTGCTTCAGTAGTGATGTCAGTAAACAATTCTTTGGTTTGCTGGGGATTGCAGGAATTTGGTACAGAAGAACAGAAACAAAAATATTTGCCAGGTTTGGCATCTGGAGAAATTCACGGGGCTTTTTGTTTAAGTGAGCCAGAAGCAGGAAGTGATGCCACTTCTCAAAAAACAACGGCAATTGATATGGGAGACCATTATTTGGTAAACGGAACTAAAAACTGGATAACAAACGGAAATACAGCATCGGTTTATTTAGTAATTGCACAAACACATCCTGAATTAAAGCATAAAGGAATTAATGCTTTGATTATGACTAAAGATATGCCAGGTTTCTCAGTTGGTCCTAAAGAGCAAAAAATGGGAATACGTGGTTCTGATACACATTCGCTAATGTTTTCTGATGTAAAAGTTCCGAAAGAAAATAGAATTGGAGAAGATGGTTTCGGATTTAAATTTGCAATGAAGACTCTCGCCGGAGGTAGAATTGGTATCGCTTCTCAAGCATTAGGAATTGCATCTGGAGCTTATGAATTAGCATTAAAATATTCTAAAGAACGTAAAGCATTTGGAACAGAAATCTGCAATCACCAAGCAATTGCTTTTAAATTGGCAGATATGGCTGTTAATATCGAAGCAGCACGTCATCTATGTATGAAAGCGGCTTGGGATAAAGATCAAAATAAAAATTACGATGTAAGTGGTGCAATGGCAAAATTATTTGCTTCACAAGTTGCCATGGATACAGCCGTAGAAGCAGTTCAAATTCATGGTGGAAACGGATACGTAAAAGAGTATCATGTTGAGCGTATGATGCGTGATGCAAAAATTACCCAGATTTACGAAGGAACTTCAGAAATTCAAAAAATTGTAATTTCAAGAGCAGTTATTGCTGGATAG